The Mesotoga sp. UBA6090 genomic sequence GTCTTTATAGTATCGATGGAAAGGAGTTAACTCCAGATCAGTTGATCGAGTACTACTCGAACCTGGCAAAAAGATATCCAATAATATCCATCGAAGATCCGTTCGCCGAAGAAGATTGGGAGAGCTTTGCGAAGTTTACAGCTGCGATAGGTGATCAAGTCCAGATAGTCGGTGATGACCTTTTCGTGACCAACATCAAGAGGCTAGTGAGGGGTGTCGAGAAGAAGTCAGCTAATTCCATCCTCATAAAACTGAATCAAATTGGATCGGTTACAGAGACGCTTGACACAATCGAATATGCTCAGAAGCACGGGATGACCTGTGTTATTTCCCACAGATCCGGAGAGACCGAAGATACATTTATATCTCATCTTGCCGTCGCTGCTAACACCGGGATGATAAAGACCGGTTCCGCATCCAGGACGGACAGAATCGCCAAGTACAACGAGCTTCTAAGAATCGAAGAGGAGCTTGGAGAACAGGCCGAATTCAGAGGAACCGCCTCTTTCTATAATCTATAAGTAATCTGCATTGTAACGCGGAACCATTATGGTTCCGCGTTTTCATTGGAGGCAGAGCAATGTTGCTAGACATAATTGGGCCTGCAATTGTTGGACCATCTAGTTCTCACACAGCGGGAATGGCAAGGCTCGGCAGAGCCTTTCGGTCCCTGTTTTCTGGAGTGCCTAGTGAAGTTAGATTCACTTTGAATGCCCCCCTCTTTGCAACCTTTAGAGGCCACGGGACTGACAGGGCACTCATAGGTGGGATAATGGGAATAAAGGAAGCTGATCCAAAGCTAAGAGAGTCTTTCCGGATAGCTAAAGAGAAAGGCATATATTTCACATTCGAGGAAGAAGATATGGGAGATCTCCACCCAAATACTGTTAGAATCAACGGAAGTACCGGAGAACTATTTCTTAGTATGACCGGTGCCTCGATCGGCGGTGGTTCGATAAGGATCGCTTCGATAAATGATTTTGATACAGACGTCTCTGGTAAATACCCTTCCTT encodes the following:
- the sdaAB gene encoding L-serine ammonia-lyase, iron-sulfur-dependent subunit beta, with translation MLLDIIGPAIVGPSSSHTAGMARLGRAFRSLFSGVPSEVRFTLNAPLFATFRGHGTDRALIGGIMGIKEADPKLRESFRIAKEKGIYFTFEEEDMGDLHPNTVRINGSTGELFLSMTGASIGGGSIRIASINDFDTDVSGKYPSFVILNADIPGALSQIVGEISSSDMNISNLFLSRVDPFRREALCVVELDNEPDESLLSAIKRLQVVKKVSYLERLDSSI